In Nostoc sp. UHCC 0926, a single genomic region encodes these proteins:
- the folB gene encoding dihydroneopterin aldolase, which yields MDCIHLTGIRCYGYTGYLPEEKVLGQWFEVDIRLWLDISTAAKTDAIEDTLDYRSVISLIQHLVKTSKFTLIEKLVTTIADSILQECDRVTKVQVTLSKPAAPIPDFSGKISIELTKSKSNL from the coding sequence ATGGACTGCATTCATTTAACAGGAATTCGCTGCTATGGCTACACTGGGTATCTGCCAGAAGAAAAGGTGCTAGGACAATGGTTTGAGGTGGATATAAGGTTATGGTTGGATATCTCCACAGCAGCCAAGACTGACGCGATCGAAGACACTTTAGATTATCGCAGCGTGATTAGCTTGATACAACATCTGGTCAAAACGTCTAAATTTACTTTGATAGAGAAATTGGTAACAACGATCGCAGATTCTATTCTCCAAGAATGCGATCGTGTAACAAAAGTCCAAGTCACTCTCAGCAAACCTGCCGCACCTATTCCAGACTTTAGTGGCAAAATTAGCATTGAACTTACTAAAAGTAAGTCGAATCTCTAA
- the menD gene encoding 2-succinyl-5-enolpyruvyl-6-hydroxy-3-cyclohexene-1-carboxylic-acid synthase, with protein MFDLMPIAYRNVNQLWAYILTETLKRLGLTCAIICPGSRSTPLAVAFAQQVPEIEAISILDERSAAFFALGQAQATGRPVVLLCTSGTAGANFYSAVIEASYSHVPLLILTTDRPPELRDCHSGQTVDQLRLYGNYPNWQTELALPSPDMGMLAYLRQMVIHSWERMQTPTKGPVHLNIPFRDPLAPLPDGTDLSYLQSQFQPEDFFAGITSTTPFPMPHSPFPIPKEWKECDRGIIIAGVAQPQQPQEYCKAIAQLSQTLKWPVLAEGLSPVRNYAELNPYLISTYDLILRNQQLAKQLAPEMVIQVGEMPTSKELRNWIDATQPRRWIIDPSDQNLDPLHGRTTHLRISVEDIKAEERNFSFSSDYGKKWCDAEAKVRLVVDQTMGKIDEIIESKAAWLISQILPPGTPLFIANSMPVRDVEYFWKPNNLGVRSHFNRGANGIDGTLSTALGIAHRQQSSVMLTGDLALLHDTNGFLIRNKFVGHLTIVLINNNGGGIFEMLPIAKFDPPFEEFFGTPQDIDFAQLCATYNVQHELITSWQQLQQRLNLLPTTGIRVLELQTNRKADAKWRQDHLSRFAAVIAI; from the coding sequence ATGTTTGATTTAATGCCGATCGCTTATAGGAATGTTAATCAACTTTGGGCTTATATCTTAACAGAGACGCTAAAGCGGTTGGGATTGACTTGTGCGATCATTTGTCCTGGATCACGCTCTACACCCTTAGCAGTCGCCTTTGCTCAACAAGTACCTGAGATTGAAGCGATTTCCATTCTCGATGAACGTTCCGCCGCCTTTTTTGCTTTGGGACAAGCTCAAGCAACCGGACGCCCTGTAGTACTACTTTGCACCTCTGGTACAGCAGGAGCAAATTTTTATTCAGCAGTAATTGAAGCCTCATATAGTCACGTACCACTATTGATACTAACCACCGATAGACCGCCAGAATTGCGAGATTGTCACTCTGGGCAAACTGTAGATCAATTGAGATTATATGGAAACTACCCAAATTGGCAAACAGAGTTAGCCTTACCCTCCCCCGACATGGGAATGCTAGCTTACCTGCGACAAATGGTAATTCATAGCTGGGAAAGAATGCAAACTCCTACAAAGGGGCCAGTACATTTAAATATTCCCTTTCGCGATCCCTTAGCGCCTCTTCCTGATGGAACTGACTTGAGTTATTTGCAATCACAGTTTCAACCAGAAGACTTCTTCGCAGGAATAACAAGCACTACCCCATTCCCTATGCCCCATTCCCCATTCCCTATTCCCAAAGAATGGAAGGAATGCGATCGCGGCATTATTATCGCAGGTGTTGCCCAACCGCAGCAACCACAGGAATATTGTAAAGCGATCGCGCAACTTTCCCAAACTCTCAAATGGCCCGTGCTAGCTGAGGGACTCTCCCCAGTGAGAAATTATGCCGAACTCAACCCTTATTTGATTTCCACCTATGACCTGATTTTGCGAAATCAGCAACTAGCAAAGCAGTTAGCGCCCGAAATGGTGATTCAGGTGGGTGAAATGCCTACAAGTAAAGAACTGCGTAACTGGATAGATGCAACCCAACCCCGACGCTGGATAATTGACCCCAGTGACCAAAATCTCGACCCTTTGCACGGGAGAACGACGCATTTACGGATATCTGTAGAAGATATAAAGGCAGAGGAGAGAAATTTTTCTTTCTCCTCAGACTATGGAAAGAAATGGTGTGATGCGGAAGCTAAGGTCAGGTTAGTTGTTGACCAGACGATGGGGAAAATAGATGAAATAATTGAGAGTAAAGCAGCTTGGTTAATTTCTCAGATTTTACCGCCAGGAACGCCTTTGTTTATTGCCAATAGTATGCCTGTGCGGGATGTGGAATATTTCTGGAAACCGAATAATTTAGGAGTGCGATCGCACTTTAACCGGGGTGCAAATGGCATAGATGGCACATTATCCACCGCTTTAGGAATTGCCCATCGCCAGCAAAGTAGTGTGATGTTAACAGGAGATTTAGCTCTGTTACATGACACCAATGGTTTTTTAATCCGCAATAAGTTTGTCGGACATCTGACGATTGTGTTAATCAACAACAATGGCGGTGGTATTTTTGAAATGTTACCCATTGCCAAATTTGACCCACCCTTTGAAGAGTTTTTTGGCACTCCCCAGGATATTGATTTTGCTCAGTTGTGCGCTACTTATAATGTGCAGCATGAATTGATTACTTCTTGGCAGCAGTTGCAGCAAAGATTAAACCTGCTACCAACTACAGGAATTCGGGTTTTGGAGTTACAGACAAATCGCAAAGCTGATGCCAAGTGGCGACAGGATCATTTGAGTAGGTTTGCCGCAGTTATTGCAATTTAA